In the genome of Streptomyces fagopyri, the window GGGCGGCGCTGGGTGGGCTGTTCGGCGTACTGCTCGGCGAGGCGCCCCGTGGGCCGGTCCGGGTCGTTGCGTTGCGCGGGAGGCCGGACGTCGGTCATGCCCTGTGCCTCGCGAGCCGCGATCTCCTTGAGCCGCAAGGACAGTTGAAGCGTGCTGGGGCGCTCCTCGGGGTCCTTGGCGAGGCAGGCCCGCACGAGCGGAGCCAGCGCGTCGGGCACGCCGTGCAGCTGCGGTTCCTCGTGCACCACTCGATAGAGCATCACTTCGGAACTGCCGTGCCCGAAGGGCGAGTCGGAGGTCGCCGCGTACGCCAGGGTGGCTCCCAGCGCGAAGACGTCCGTCGCCGGGGTGACGGCGGCGCCGCGCACCTGCTCGGGTGCCAGGAAGCCGGGCGAGCCGACGGCCGTGCCGACGTGGGTGAGCGTGGAGGCCCCCGTCGCCCAGGCGATGCCGAAGTCGATGATCCGCGGCCCCTTCGGGGACAACAGGATGTTGGACGGCTTCAGGTCGCGGTGCACGACCCCCGCCTCGTGCACCGCCACGAGCCCCTCGGAGAGAGCGGCGCCCACGGCGGCCACGTCGGCGGCCGCCATCGGGCCCTCCTCGGCGACCTTGTCGTGCAGCGAGGGCCCCGGCACGTACTGCGTGGCGAACCAGGGCCGCTCCGCGTCGAGATCGGCGGCGACGAGCCGGGCCGTGCAGCCGCCCCTGATCCGCCGGGCCGCGGACACCTCGCGCGCGAACCGCGACCGGAACTCCTGATCCTCCGCCAGATCCGGCCGGATCACCTTGAGCGCGACCCGCTGGCCACGACGGTCGGAGCCCAGGTAGACCACGCCCATCCCACCCGCGCCGAGCCGCCTGTGAAGCCTGAACGAGCCGACGACACGCGGGTCCTCGCGCCTCAGGCGCATCATCGCCATGTCCATCCCCGCTGCCCGGTCCGTTTGACGAGCCACAGCTTACGTTTCCGCGGCCGGGAGCGCGCAGAGGCCGCGCCCTCGCGGTCCGATCGATTGTCAGTGCCGGGTGGGAAACTTGAGAGGTGGTCAGGGAGCGCGCGAACGGCGCGGCCTTGGGCCGGCTGTGGTCCCAACCATCCGTCGCAGAAGGGGGATTGAGCCCGTGAAGGGTGATCGCGTGGAGATAGTCGTGGACGCCGGGGACACGACGCGTACGTACGAGGTGGTGGCGAGCAGGGCGGGCCGCAGGGTGGAGACAGCGGTACGCCGAGGTGTCGTGGAAGTGAGCGAAGTCACCCGAAGTGGATCAGTTGTGCGCACCGCCCGCTTCATGGCGACAAGGGTGCTGGCGCTGGTCGAGCAGCCGGTGCCCAGGGAGGACAGCTCGGAACAGTAGGAGCACGCCGGGCGCCCCCTCCGGGAAGACCCTGAGACCTAGGTCCTCGTCTCCACCCAGGGGAGTACACCGCAGGTCATCGCTCATCCTCCGGGAGGCCCGGCAATCGGTACGAGGGCATGACGACCCGGTGCCGCCGCGCCCATAGATTTGAGGTCAAGCGGCGGGTGCAGCACTCGTCCCCCGAGGTCAGACACCCGCCGCTGCCAACCACACAGATGCTCGGTCAGGAGAGGGACCATGGCCCACACGGCACCGCGGACGGCGATCCGCACGCAGGGACGCAGGGCATACAGCGCCGCGTTCCGCCCGCGTCGCCAGGGTCAGCGCCACCCCTTGGTGGCGACAGCGATGGTCCTTCCTCTGGCGGCCCTGCTCGTGGTCGTCTTCGGCGGCTGGGAGTCAGTGGTCACACAAGCGTCGTCCGTGGGCGTGATGCTGGGGCGCTGAGCGGCGCCCCAGGCCCGGAAGAGCGGTCCGGGCGGGGACATCCGGCCATGAAACCCCGTGGGGACGGGGGTGCGGCGGACGGCAAAAAATGCCCGCGCAGCTGGGGAGCTGCGCGGGCATTGCCATGCCATCGGCCGCCCGCGACCCGACGCCCTGGGCGCCCGGCGTCCCGGCGACCCAGGAGCCCGGGTATCCCGGCGGCGCGGGGCCCGGCCAGGGTGGCCCGGTGGTCTCGATGGCCTGGCGGTCCGGGCGGGCGGTGCGGTGACGCGCGGGCGTTCCTCTCTTCCGGTCTCCCGTCGAGGCCCACTCCGGTGGCCCGCTCGCCGCCCGCCGCCCGTCCGCTGTCCGCCGTGGCGGCCCGGTGCGCGCGACAGCGAGCCCGGAGGGACACGCGACGGCGAGCCCGGGAGGACCGGGGGGCGGGGGATTCGCGGCGCGCCTCGCTGCGTACGCTCGCCCGGTACCGCACGCACCCAGGGGGCCCCGTGACCGCAGATGTGCTGCCCGCCCTGACCGCCGGGGCGCGGAGCGCGGCCCACCCCGTGGCCGGCGCCTGCGCGCACCAGGACAGTGTCCTCGCCGACCGGTCCGACGGGACCGTCGTCCGCCACGGCGACACCGTGGCCAAGGCCCACGCGCCCGGCACGGACCCCGCAGGCCTCGCCCGCCGCCTCGCGGTCGCCGCGCACCCCGCGCTGGCCGGCATCCTCCTCACCCCGCTCCGCCCGGAACCCGCCGACCTCGACGGGCGTGCGGTGACGTTCTGGCCGTACGGCACCCCCGTAGACCCCGAGGCCCCGGAGGCCGCCCCCTGGGAAGCGGCCGCGACCCTGCTGGCCCGTCTCCACCGCACCCCCGCTCCGGCCGGACTGCCGCCCATGAGGGGTCCCG includes:
- a CDS encoding serine/threonine-protein kinase yields the protein MDMAMMRLRREDPRVVGSFRLHRRLGAGGMGVVYLGSDRRGQRVALKVIRPDLAEDQEFRSRFAREVSAARRIRGGCTARLVAADLDAERPWFATQYVPGPSLHDKVAEEGPMAAADVAAVGAALSEGLVAVHEAGVVHRDLKPSNILLSPKGPRIIDFGIAWATGASTLTHVGTAVGSPGFLAPEQVRGAAVTPATDVFALGATLAYAATSDSPFGHGSSEVMLYRVVHEEPQLHGVPDALAPLVRACLAKDPEERPSTLQLSLRLKEIAAREAQGMTDVRPPAQRNDPDRPTGRLAEQYAEQPTQRRPQGTPPPRTGGTNGGGSRPAPSGSRPTPSRNTGRSGSRPAPRSGTGRQGPRTTGTGRRPANPRLLRQRLFVFVVVTLLVALGIAVAQGCQGPARGLDDDGGRQAVHVLGQERPSSSSAPTGGTWGERYRGVAGTDG